One region of Oncorhynchus mykiss isolate Arlee chromosome 8, USDA_OmykA_1.1, whole genome shotgun sequence genomic DNA includes:
- the LOC110531004 gene encoding LOW QUALITY PROTEIN: zona pellucida sperm-binding protein 3-like (The sequence of the model RefSeq protein was modified relative to this genomic sequence to represent the inferred CDS: inserted 2 bases in 1 codon), producing TSQAAQTACTERKVKQDLLGIGRLIQPQRITLGGCPATEEDTDAHVITFESELHGCGSELTMTEDVLIYTFTLXSEAKPLANTSIVKTSAAMVDIECHYLRNHDVSSNVLKPTWIPNISNMVAEELLYFSLRLMTADWQFERPSNHYYLGDIINMEASVMPYHHVPLRVFVDRCVATLAPDVHTVPRYSFIEDHGCLVDATLTGSSSQFLSRSQDDKIPFQLESFRFQPQNDSQQLYITCHLKAAAASSPIDAENKACSFTDGWKAAGGDDQMCGCCDFRCAARKVGDLDSDSDLRWEGKATLGP from the exons acgagccaggcggcccaaactgcttgcacggaacgcaag GTGAAGCAGGACCTGCTGGGGATTGGCCGGCTCATACAGCCACAGCGTATCACGCTAGGAGGTTGTCCTGCCACTGAGGAGGACACTGACGCTCATGTGATCACCTTTGAATCAGAGCTGCATGGCTGTGGCAGTGAGCTGACG ATGACTGAGGATGTGCTGATCTACACCTTCACTCT GTCTGAGGCAAAACCTCTTGCTAACACTTCTATAGTGAAGACCAGTGCAGCTATGGTTGATATTGAGTGCCACTACTTGAG GAATCACGATGTGAGCAGCAATGTCCTGAAGCCAACCTGGATCCCCAACATTTCCAACATGGTGGCAGAGGAACTCCTCTACTTCTCCCTGAGGTTAATGACTG CTGACTGGCAGTTTGAGAGGCCCTCCAACCATTACTATCTTGGTGACATCATCAACATGGAAGCCTCGGTCATGCCGTACCACCACGTTCCCCTCCGTGTCTTTGTGGACCGCTGTGTCGCCACCTTGGCGCCTGATGTCCACACTGTCCCTAGATATTCTTTCATTGAGGACCATGG GTGTCTGGTTGATGCCACGTTGACCGGCTCCAGCTCCCAGTTCCTGTCCAGATCCCAGGATGACAAGATCCCATTTCAGCTGGAGTCCTTCAGGTTCCAACCACAGAATGATTCCCAACAGCTCTACATAACATGTCATCTGAAAGCAGCTGCAGCGTCTTCCCCCATTGATGCTGAGAACAAGGCCTGCTCTTTCACTGATGG CTGGAAGGCTGCAGGTGGGGATGACCAGATGTGTGGCTGCTGTGACTTCCGCTGTGCTGCGAGGAAGGTTGGAGATCTGGACAGTGATTCAG ATTTGCGGTGGGAAGGTAAAGCTACCCTGGGCCCGTAA